The DNA segment GGCAAACAGGCGGACACAGCTACCACCTATAAACCGGCATCTACACCAACAGGGCGGGTAATCTGAACATCGCTCTCGATAAAGAAACGACGGGTGCGGTTGATATCAAACTCAAAAACGCAGCTGGCAAGGCCCTGTTCGATCAACAGTTGAGTAAGAACGAGAAGAAATCGCGGATTAGCCTGAACATGAGCGATTTGCCCAAAGGTGCCTATCAGCTGGAGATTTCAAACGGGATAGATACCTCAACCCAGACCGTGACACCAACCACGAAGCTATCTAGTTCACCCAGCCGCCTGGTAGCCATCAACTAATACCGGTTTCAGCGTTTTATGTATAAGCAAGTGTGCACTACGATATACTATACAGTGAGTGAGCAACAGACAGTGGACCCCGTTAACATCAGGATTTATATGGTTGAAAATGAGAAGGCAAAAAAGTGCCAAATAAAGCTTATCCTGTTTCAGCATACACAATAAAGCAGTCTAGCTGGCGTTTTTATTCTGTTACGTTTTTGCAACCTCACTGATTCAGTCAGCGAGGTTTTTTCGTTTCCTGTCATATACTAGTGCTGTTACGAAAATCGTCCCTGATTCATTGCAGCTTAATCAATCAGCCTCTCAGAAGCGACGATTCGAAATAGTTATTGATTTTCCAAGCATCTGCAACGAATACAACTGCCGTACCTGACGATTATCAACAGGCTATGATAGAGTCACGGACAGCGGACACTGTACCTCAACATGAGGGAGGAAAAGTGGTCTGACTGAATCAAACTCTTGGCCACTCAATTTGCCCATAGACGGTCTTACCTCCACCAAGTAGTCAAAAACTATATACTCCGCTTCAATATAGCCTGCACCAGCTCGCCGGTATTGAGCTGTTGCATCCTCAGTGCCTTACTTTTATGTATATGTAAAGGTATAGTTTGTCTAAGCTGGGCTGTTCATACCCTTGCGCAAACACGAATCAATCGTGTACTTTACGAATAGGCAAACTCAATAACTTGCCCTCCTTATGAAGCCCTATCTCCTCTCTGGTCTCATCTTTTTCATGCTGGCGATTTTTGGCTACCTGAAACTATCGCAAATGCAGTCGGACGCCAAATTTGCCGGCATCAGAGACAAAATACAGCAGCAGCAGATAAAGGCCTGCCAGGAGCAGGTTTTGTTTTATAGCAGTATGATGAAAAAACAGCGGGAGCAGATCGAGCAACAACAGGCGGAGATTAAGCGGTTGAAGAAGTAGGGTACTACAGTCTATGGTAAACTCCGCTTAATCAATCGCATTACCTGCGTAGCCTGGAACGCGCAGCCCCGAACAGTACGAAATCCCGTTTGATTGAGGTGATCCGCAATCTGCGTATAGTTCTTACCCGCTTTATGCATCATTTCAGCTACTGTTGTAGCGCGCCGGTTATCCCGGTTAGCCTGAGCGTTGCGCCGGGTAGCTTCGGTTCCTTTTCGTCTGGCTTCATCGGTAAGATTTTCGGGGTTACCCAATACGGCACCCTGAGCTATCTTAGCCTGCAGTGCTGCCTTAGTCCGTGAGCTGATCAACTCGCGTTCATGCTGGGCTAGTGTCGCGAAGATACCAATGGTCAATGTATTAGCGTCTGGCATATCGACACATTGAAAGTTGACGCCCGAATCCCGCAGTGTGAAGATGAACGAAGCGTTACGGCTCAATCGGTCAAGTTTAGCGATGACCAGAACAGCCCCCTCCTTTTTTGATCGATCAATAGCGGCTGCCAGCTGAATACGCTGGTTGTTCTTCCCGGATTCAACTTCGGTGAACTCCGCCACAATCATTGCTTGATGGTCCGACCCCTTCACGAATGCGGCCACCGATGCTTTTTGCGCATCAAGCCCTAAACCCGAATTACCCTGCGCTCTGGTCGATACCCGATAATAGGCCACATACTTAACCGGAGCCGGTCGGGTACCAGCCATCAATTGAATGGTCCGTCGAGCGGTTGATTTAGTAGCCATGCTCCTACAGGATTAATTTATTAATTCGAAACGTGAGGAATGGATATTTCTTGGTAAGAGTCAGTAAGCGCATCTCCGCTTCGTCTGAACTCAGTTGCTCGGCCGAGTCAGATAAAGGCAAAAGTGCGCCAGTGGAATCATCAAATTCCTTTACCGTAATCCAATTACCGTGAACCGGTGAAAGAAACTGAACCTCGTAATAGACCATAAGTTGATTACTTTATGGCTTAAATATATTCAAGGTCGTTCATTCTACAAGGCATAAACACGCGCGTAAATGCCCGTTTTATCCACTCATCTCCTACCCAATCACCGTTCAGAAAAACCTTCAATTTTGATTAACAGCGGGAATGGTGAGTTATTAATACTTAAACTAGTACACAGGAGAACCCCTTACTTCTTAAACCTATATAGATAGGGAGCTTTGTTAGAGGCACCCGTAAATTTCTTTTCAAGGCGTTCTAATACATTCAAATCCAGTATTTTCTTTTGAAAATTGGATGTAACAAACGCTTTATTATAAACGGCTTCATAGAGTTCCTGTACTTCCCGCATCGTGAATGTTTCGGGTAGCAGATTGAAACCCAGTAACTTTTGGTGACGGCTATTCAGAACGAATACTCGCTCATCTGGAGTGGCCCGGAAGAGAAGATTATTCCTCTCTGTGAGGAACTGGGCATCGGCTTTGTGCCCTGGAGCCCGCTTGGCGTGGGTTTTCTGACCGGAACCATCGACGCCAATACCCGGTTCGCTCCCGGCGACATCCGCGGGATAGAGTCCAGGTTCTCGCCCGAGAATCTCCCCCATAACCTGGCACTCGTGGTTTTGGTAAAAAGCTGGACTGTTAGAAAAAAAGCAACGCCCGCTCAAATCTCACTTGCCTGGCTGCTGGCGCAGAAACCGTGGATTGTGCCCATTCCCGGAACTACCCAGATGGAGCACATGCTGGAGAACATTGGGTCAACCAATGCGCCGTTTACGGCTGATGAGCTCAAGCAATTTAATACCGAACTAGCCAAGATCGAAGTTAAGGGTGACCGTCTGCCGCAAATGGTACTTGCGTTTTCTAATGTAGAAGCACCGGTAAAGAAATGAAACTTACCCGTTTATTCAGTAGGGTGAGTTGTATCGCTTTGGGTAGTCATCATCTGAATATAAATGCCTTCACCTGGGGCTGACCGAACCGCAATTGAGCCAGGCGCTGGGACTGATTGAGAAAGCCGTTTGCAAAGTGGAAGTCGAGGCCGGTTGGTTCTGAAGCAGGTTGTAACTTTCAGAAGGTAAGTGATAAGATGTTCTACCATGAAAAACAGGCGAAGCGGATAAAATTTGCTCTACTACTAGCTAGTCTCTCTGTTGGCTTGACACTAACGCTCAGACCCGAACAAAATCCGATACGGACGCAGGCGCCATTTTTCCAAAAGGGCAACGGACTCCGACCAGTAACTTTACTGGAATCGTCTGGGTGCAGTCATTAATTGAGCCCGACAACACCATGAATATTCCGGTGGGCTATGTAACTTTCGAGCCAGATGCCCGATCGCACTGGCATAGCCACGCGGGCGGACAGGTGCTACTGGCAGTGGGGGCATCGGCTACTATCAAGAGCGGGGAAAGCCCATTCAAATCTTACAGAAAGGGGATGCCGTGAAATCTCTTCCGAATGTACCACATTGGCAGGGTACTTACCCAACGGTCGGGTTTACGTAGCCGGGCGGTGGCCATCACAACAAACACCGCACCAGGGCGAGTAACCTGGTTACAACCGGTAAGTGATCAGGAGTAAAACAATCTTAAGAAATAGCCCTTATCATCCCCTACGACATGTCGACAGACGTACTTCCTTACCAATTTGATCGAAGCCATATCCAGGTGAGCATTGTCCATATCGGGGTAGGCAACTTCCACCGGGCGCACCAGGCGTTCTACACCAACCTGCTACTGAAGAATTCGGACCAGCAGTCATGGGGCATTTGTGGGGTTGCCTTGTTACCTTCTGACGAGGCATTGATCCAGAAATTGCGTCAGCAACAGGGTGAGTATACGCTTACCGTTTGCGGGCGGAACGGCCATGATGAAGTCTACCGTATAGGGGCACTCACCGAACTGATCTGGGGTATTGAAAACCCGGCTGCCGTAACCGATAAGATCGCTGATAAGGCGGTTAAAGTCGTAACGCTGACCATTACCGAAGGCGGGTATAATATAGACAAGGCTTCGGGCACCTTTATGCTGGATGATAAACGCGTGCAGCATGATCTTGCCCATCCTGACGGGCCCACAACTGTTTTCGGGTTTGTAGCAGAAGGCCTGCGTAAACGGAAAGCCGCTGACCATGGCGGATTAACTATTCTGTCCTGCGACAATCTTCAGCACAATGGCAACACGACCCGGT comes from the Spirosoma agri genome and includes:
- a CDS encoding T9SS type A sorting domain-containing protein; this translates as MALDKETTGAVDIKLKNAAGKALFDQQLSKNEKKSRISLNMSDLPKGAYQLEISNGIDTSTQTVTPTTKLSSSPSRLVAIN
- a CDS encoding recombinase family protein, which produces MAGTRPAPVKYVAYYRVSTRAQGNSGLGLDAQKASVAAFVKGSDHQAMIVAEFTEVESGKNNQRIQLAAAIDRSKKEGAVLVIAKLDRLSRNASFIFTLRDSGVNFQCVDMPDANTLTIGIFATLAQHERELISSRTKAALQAKIAQGAVLGNPENLTDEARRKGTEATRRNAQANRDNRRATTVAEMMHKAGKNYTQIADHLNQTGFRTVRGCAFQATQVMRLIKRSLP
- a CDS encoding aldo/keto reductase produces the protein MTAIQNEYSLIWSGPEEKIIPLCEELGIGFVPWSPLGVGFLTGTIDANTRFAPGDIRGIESRFSPENLPHNLALVVLVKSWTVRKKATPAQISLAWLLAQKPWIVPIPGTTQMEHMLENIGSTNAPFTADELKQFNTELAKIEVKGDRLPQMVLAFSNVEAPVKK
- a CDS encoding cupin domain-containing protein, whose protein sequence is MNIPVGYVTFEPDARSHWHSHAGGQVLLAVGASATIKSGESPFKSYRKGMP